Within the Miscanthus floridulus cultivar M001 chromosome 2, ASM1932011v1, whole genome shotgun sequence genome, the region tacacacgatctttgccaatactatcctgcaaacgattagtactaacaagaaatatatgctccctttctttggattccacttgtgttcgaaaagcaaaactagaggaatatggcataacaacagtgttgattttactatcctctagttgatcattaatttgtacaacaaaaggagaattcagatttgtacaaatgtaaactcgttgtatcaaatattgcccttggttgttatatttaccaaaaacatgatatgtatgtctagagaaccatggcaaatcagcatatgcataaagtttcttctctaaagaactaagattacacggaacatcaaattcaatgtaacccaaagtatttaaagaagacaacaattttagttcatcaacttcactagcattatgaataacaagtctattttcagcacaagtgctcgatttcagcacacatatatcatgatcattcttcaatgattgcataggtataacataaatatcatcatgcaagtcatcttcatcacaagaaacatcaagcaaatcatcttgtgacaaaggtaaatcaagcgaaggctctactaaaatttgctctatcatagcatgattggtgaaaaaaattagcacatcaagagaactctcacctttcgtgagtttagcatcgtggccattacctttgctctcatgttcagcaggcgtaatagttgatggttctgacttttcacatgaggctatgagcatctccttttctatcacgtcatcctcgctcttttgtacattgtcctgcaaaaggttaggcatagcaggaagaataacaagagattgatctagttgatgcacctcatcatttgaattaattacaagagatggattaacaaaattttctctcataagatgtttcatatcattccaagtttgaggtttatcagaaggatctaaagactcccaccaagataaagcagaatgtcgtaaaacactagctgcattttttaccttcctccttggacacataaagcgagtagcaaaaatgttatcgatggcaatttcccactccatgtactcatcagcacctataccatcataagtcggtggatatgaacaacctgtcattgttagaagacagcaaaagacaacacaaaagtattatccctatcaactacttaggttatgGATAAGGAAAAACAAGTCACTCAACTCTCAAGTGTCTTATCATGGTCTTACAAATGTTCTTACAAAAGCAACCggtggtgcaatcggtcggtgattgtgataccattgtagcttgagtgtaacagttgcaaggcaaacatgtacttgattagaagaaagtggagcttggacaggcacaatatagtagcaaggaatagcaataatttaattcagaaattgcaagattgaaaaatagtcccaagctagtctatgtcgctggcccAAACTGGTCCTaaacctagttcaagcaagcaatacaatacaactcagcacaaggactcaaaaggatgcaagcactactgaacttttttttcactttttttttctttccttctttatttttttctctctttttttaggtgcggcttttttccttcttttggtttttgcacctctttggctttttctttgttttatgtttttttatctcacaaaagtgccacacataagagattagactttagatatttccaccatggaagaaaaatacttaacagaggaagccgtagaaggaattgctagacaaaacaaactcaatcaCGCAACCCACTCTGTGACTATTTCAGATCTAAAGAAAAACTAGAGATCAATCTGATGCAAGCCACACTAGaaaacaagacttgacactagaccaagaacaagatcagaacacaatGAACACTAAGAAGCGGTGAGGGACGACatttcaataaagcaaactgaaattaaaaaaattgcaaaggcacaatggggctataggactagagatatatgatagtgtatatttttttggctttttatggactataggtaaaacaaaaatagtagcaatctaaaggggaaaacaaagttatacctaacgggcaacaaggtctcttataccacttgatgtagactaggcccaatcttccgaaaggtatgatagcgtcgattggtggagactcgacgttaacgatctaggcttcgaaccaagactgtttcggacccccacaaccgttacaccactgctccgttggttatcaaccacgcgaacgcgattgacctcgccgagaagactttcctgcaagcgaatcgagaacacaagcaagaacgagataaacgcattctgaaattgcaaataaatatgaggcttatgataatgagaaagagttcaagtctttattcgaaaggactaatcgccacaggcgaacaagatcaagaactggggccctggttcacagcaagtggccttggcggcgacaattgcagcaaaacgacgtctgtttcattaggaaatcaagaactaaacaaaactccaaaccctaaggagagcgacggctgctatttatagagtcttgggcgtcacccccctggacgcgcccctaatgggcccaaacacgatacacggtccaacggaccaaaagacggtgtcgcagcaccctggcagattctggacgctgacttgtttcgacgatttccgttgattccgaaggtcttttgacatgaaaccaattgaattggcttccttatccaattagctttccattcatatgtggatcatcgaaaacggagtccggatgtgtcctgggtgaccaatttaaggcagactggtcctaaaacccgagacagactcgaacttgagttgctttgggcctccacctcggggactcgaaccgaattagcctcggacctccttcttgacttggacaccctcgctgatctccttggtctccatatggttctccaagcgtggtcatatgtatggaggtcatgtcctcatcatggatCCACTGGgtttcttgggagagagcgcatcctcttttatagatgaaggggagggCTTATCAATGCAGGTCCTCAGATTTAATATTAGAAGTAGCGTCAAACCTCTTGAGTCCGGTGAAGCTCAAACAAGATCTACGACTCAAGATCTCTAATCTTGGCAGTCACAGGCCGATCAGACAGTCCAAGGATGCGTCAACTGTGTTATCAGAGTGCACTAACGAGGATCCCTGATGTCTCCGTCGTGGCCTTGTCTACGTCATGGTCCGGCGTCCCGGATGGGGTCATCACCACCTGTGTTTTCTCCAGCAGAAAGGCAGATCATCTTCTTAAGAGACAGATGCCCAAGATGATAGGCTTTCTTATGGGGAGTCATTCTGTTGACTCTTTCCTAGTAGCTAGCGAGCTACACCTCTGATCTTTGGGATGTACAAGCCCAAAACTTTGTATACTGTTCTAATCGTTATAATATATgtgttgttgtaaaaaaatgTTGAGCAGACAAGATCAACTCAACACCATTATAGTATACTAGTATCAGTTGGTGTTTAGTGGGGCTCAAATTATTTGTCCACAATTCCTATTCATCAGTCTGCATGGTTTTTGTGTTGAGTTCAGGCGACGTTGTGTCCATCGGTGGCTGGtatctgtgttgtatttttatcGAGTTCGGATGTGAACCAGCCAAAAGTATGTTCGTTtgactgtggcttgtcgtaaacgatcgtaaatttgtagccagaatagtatttttctctcacacaaatcagtcagcagtacttcttcatgaaccagcaatgatacgaaccagccaaccaaacatgTTGTTACTCCGAAAAGTCCTGACAAATGATGACGAGAGATTCGGTCTGTTAACTGTTGCCTGAAAAGAAGCAATATTTGAGGCGGCAGGTCTCTTATTTGTCATTTGCAATGACAAAAGAGGCTCAAATTGTTAGTACAGCTGTAGTGTATTGGAATCAACTCAACAGCATTATACTATTTGTCACTGGCATCGCAGCATTTTCTTTCTAGAACAAGCCCATGGTGGAACATATTTTTTCTCGAACTACTGAACAAGCACATGGTGGGACAATTTTTTTTGTCGAACAAGAACATCATGGTGGCCCGTATTTCATTAAAAGGTACTGGCATCGCACCATTATGGTACAAGTTGAAGTTGAACACACAAGATACACAAAAACAGAGGATGgcagcggcggccggcggcgagagGTGGAGCCTGGCCGGCGCCACAGCGCTGGTCACTGGAGGTAGCAAGGGGATCGGACACGCCATCGTGGAGGAGCTGGCCGGGTTCGGCGCACGGGTGCACACGTGCGCCCGCAGCGCGGCGGACCTGGAGGAGTGCCGCCGGCGGTGGGCCGAGAAGGGGCTCCGCGTCACCGTCTCGGTCTGCGACGTCGCCGTGCGCACCGACCGGGAGAAGCTCATGGACACGGTCAAGGCGACCTTCGACGGCAAGCTCGATATCCTGGTAAGCTGAAGGTGAAGCGAAAGCATTCATCAATAGCTGTCAGCTTGACGGCGTAGTCCATCTGTGCACGTACGTACAGGTGAACAATGCGGCGCTGCTGATGCTCAAGCCGCCAGCGGAGTACACGGCGGAGGACTACTCACGGATCATGGCGACCAACCTGGAGTCGTGTTTCCACCTCAGCCAGCTCGGGCACCCGCTCCTCCGGAACGCCTCCGTCGCCGGCGGGGGAAGTGTCGTCCACATCTCCTCCATCgcgagcttcgtggccttccaacAGGAAGTGCTCTACAGCGTCACCAAAGGTAAATAGTTTTCTTTCTAAAAAAATGTTATATATGTGACAAATCGTTTCAGAAAAGAAATCGAAGGACCAAATAGAATAGGGTACTAGAGTCCGGACCAACTAGAGGCCGGATGAATGGATACCACCATGCGGTTGTTTCCCCCTTACAAGAGGTCGGAAGGAGCCCCCTCGCGTCGTCTCTCTCGGCGACTCGAGGGGCGACGCCTCCCCCGCCGGCACAGCGCCTCTCCCCGCCAGCTCAGCCGCTGCCGCTGCGACTCCCCGGCAACAATGGCCGTAGCGGCGGCGGACAGCAGGCGgcgcccaacaaagcagccaccCGCGTGCTTGTTCTCCTTCCTCCACCACATCTCTTCtttccaactacaaaattttatcGACCTGTTCTTTCTCCGGCCAGATCCCTGCTTCTATGGGCCAGATCCGTGCTTTTGGTCACTGGATCTATGGTGTGCGGCCCGGCAACGCGACTCCCAGCCGGCTGTGGCTCCACGGTGGTGGCGGTGCGTGCGCGCGTCGTACAACGTCCTGGTCCGCAGCTCCGCGCGCAAGCTTGCGGCTCCTGGCCAGGGAGGGGCTCGGGTGCAGGTACACCTTGGCCACTGGGTGTCCCAAGGCGCGCCGTCCGCCGGCTCCTCGCCGTGGGGCTCCTGCTCGTCGTCGCAGCGTCTGCTGCGTCATGGACCTGCTCCTGCACGGCTCTGCAGCAGCCCTGAGCGGCGGATGCGGCATGGCGCTACCCCCTCCACCCTGTGCGGCAGACGCGGCAGCTGCAGCTGCCCTACTGCTCCCGCTCAGCTCGTTGCGCGACCCCCACATCTGGGGCAGCGAACACGAGCAGGGCCCGGCGGGGCTTTTTTTGGTCGAGCAAGGCCCCTGGCCGGGCTGTGGCTGGTTGGGACCAGCCTGCGGCGGCTAGTTCTAGCACGGCTGGTCGGGGCTCTGGCTGGCCGAGCCGTGGCCAGCGAGAGCGGCGACCGGTTCGTGGCTGACTGGCAGCGTGGTAGACGTCTACAATGCTTCAGCTACTACTGTAGGCTCATGGAATCTATGTAAAAACCCTGCCTGGCTGTTACTCTAGGCCAGCAACGATGACGCAATTGGTGTCCTATCCCTTCCTACAGGCGTTGCTGAAGATTTTAATTTCTGCTATCGCGGAAGCCTTTTCGAGGTTGCTGCAGCAGTCGGACAGGTCTTTGGGGTGAAACCCCTTACGAGCCTGTGCTCCGGGTGTCGATGGTGGCGTCCGTGAACGATGCTTCCCTTTTTAAAGGCATCGATACAAAGCACACCTGCTCTTGTCCGTGCACGGCGTGTCTGTCGGGAatctaatactggggtacccaatgaggtggaactaataaccatcgaacgttgacgctcccggtcagacaagaatgctactacgtttcttgcccgaacgatggaagattggttccgcctcgcccgacccccgagggctagactccgcctcgaccgacggctgagggctgactccgcctcgcccgacgtctgagggccggCTCTGCCCCGACCGAtgaccgagggcaggctccgcctcgcccgacggctgagggctggctccgcctcgtccgacgttcgagagcgggctccgcctcgacggctgagggcaggctccgcctcgcccgacgactgcaccctgctccttcatgatgacgagTAGGAGGTAAGACAGGACACTCaggtcaaccgcagtaccgaggaccatgcacTACATGCCTACAgaaaggtaccgtcaggatacgacaggacgggcgctttaagcccttttcgaCCTAACAGAGCcctaacaatgttgtaggcgccgacttttgtcctacagtgttgtaggcgccgccatcaaccCTCGGGCGCagatactaacataggcatacgacaaccgctacagtCCAAGGAagaaatcacatcatctacagtaacagGCGTATAGTCATTTCCTCGTCTACTCCCTGCAGAGTCTTGGCTCGGTGCCCTAACACACCGCACCGTCCGccgggggaggatgggacatgaccactcgctgAAACAAAGCCAGAGCCCAGCCCTATTAGGATCAatgaaacatgctatccctggcgtagtccgccatgtcagcagggcaggcttaagggaaaaggaagacccagcgccctcgaaggaccttctctacctttggttttttcctctttcttccatctgtaacccctactccccccttggtatataaaagggagggcaggacgcCCTACTAAAGGGACggatcaattccacacacaaTTAAGTAGCaatcgagctcttggcatcctttcgacctttccattagagacttgggacctgtccctctctcgactgtttgtacgccatactacgaacctttttgcggtactaataacatgagcaacagcaaattgaacgtagggacattctgcccgaaccagtataaaccttgtgtcctttagtacaccattcgagcctaacgcgtaacaattataaatttactagttggtgtttgttcgaaacaccgacagttggcacgccaggtaggatCCTCTGTGCGTTCTAAatcaagcctcggatggctagcaacgcaatcagctgggtctcgggcgcacacgtgcgttttggtgacctggacttcatcgtcatggtgggaggagagttgatgTTGGCTCATgctgccatccaatctctcccctccatcggcatcaactacgggaggcttgagcgctagcccGGCGCCTCCCCTGGACCCTAGCCGTCCAAGGAGGACCCACGCCACCTCACCCTCTCCCCGAAACACTCCGCGCGAAGTGCCCCGACGGCGCTTCCGTTCGGTCTTCGCAACGCCGcgacgaccgttagccaccttgtggcacagcgcacgatCCCGTCCCCTGCGAacaatgagttcgtggggatgatcgaaagcatcacggaatccctccatggcctcctcgtggAGGGGCTGGGGTCGGACTCTGgttctgactccagcagggggagccatcacccctctcaggaatgtttcatggtgggtacccccaagggacacgtCGAGAGCATCTCGACGGAGGGGGCTACCCCGGCAGGCAAACCCGGTGATGGAACTGAAGGGGGGACGGTGACCCCACCTCGCGTAGGGGTGGAGTAGCTAAGAGCCCAAAAGCGATCGATGAAGCTAGACTCGCGCTTGTGCGGGAATACGCGGAGGTCGATCGGGAGAGCtaagacggtgggcgcgcacgcgccgtggcccatgacgtgaatcgaaggatcatcgccgatgatgaaacccttcctcactttgctcgggcaagccagaacatcatcgccgcaatggccttgctccatggccttccaaagGCCGCAACGCCCGACAATCATCGGGCCCACCGTGAAATTCGcatgctacttgagcgtgcggcggtgcagcaggcggagagctcatTGTCTTGGCGACgcaagctcgacaccagccaacaTACGCCCTCGGCACATCCCGTGagggacgcatcagtccaccaagcaccacaaggcggCAGGCAACACGCTGCGATCCCAATACATCAACGTCTTAGGGGCAACCGCGACGCacgcagcaccctcgacgcccgcagaCGCACCTACAGCGACCCAAGGGAAGAAGCCCGCCACGGCTATCATCCTTGTCGCGGCGGACGCTacaacagcggtgaggaccggagCTAGAGCTCggtctgccaggccctcaggcctacagccgtgaaaggtcctaatggctagagggggggtgaatagcctaataaaaatttctacaacaccacttaaccaaatggttagacaattatgaggcgaagcgagtgttgcgctagcctactcaaaatgcaagccacctaccacaattctagtttagatagtgtcaattcacacaagagcaatgacactaccctatgttagtgtgctctcaaaggctaactaaagagccacaccaaccaagcatgctagctctcacaactagctacactaaagagcttgtcaactagtttgcggtaaaataaagagagtgattaagagggttataccgccgtgtagatgaatgaaccaatcaatcacgaagatgaataacaatgatgaccaatcacctcggaatcaatgatgaagacaatgattttttaccgaggttcacttgcttgccggcaagctagtcctcgttgtggcgattcactcacttggaggttcacgcgctaattggcttcacacgccaaaccctcaatagggtgccgcacaaccaacacaagatgaggatcacacaagccacgagcaatccactagagtaccttttggcgctccaccggggaaaggtcaagaacccctcacaatcaccacgatcggagccggagacaatcaccacctccgctcgacgatcctcgctgctccaagccgtctaggtggcggcaaccaccaagagtaacaagagaaatccgcagcaaaacacgaacaccaagtgcctctagatgcaatcactcaagcaatgcacttggatcactcccaatctcactatgatgatgaatcaatgatgtagatgagtgggagtcctttggctaggctcacaaggttgctatgtcaatgaaaatgtgcaagagctgtcccttgagccggccatggggctataaatagagcccccatcaaatagagccgttatacc harbors:
- the LOC136525502 gene encoding noroxomaritidine/norcraugsodine reductase-like isoform X2, with translation MVARISLKGTGIAPLWYKLKLNTQDTQKQRMAAAAGGERWSLAGATALVTGGSKGIGHAIVEELAGFGARVHTCARSAADLEECRRRWAEKGLRVTVSVCDVAVRTDREKLMDTVKATFDGKLDILVNNAALLMLKPPAEYTAEDYSRIMATNLESCFHLSQLGHPLLRNASVAGGGSVVHISSIASFVAFQQEVLYSVTKGGVNQLTRSLAVEWARDKIRVNCVAPGVIMTDMAKELPVAVVQQELSRVPMRRLGEPAEVASLVSFLCLPAASFLTGQVICIDGGRTISA
- the LOC136525502 gene encoding noroxomaritidine/norcraugsodine reductase-like isoform X1; amino-acid sequence: MVARISLKGTGIAPLWYKLKLNTQDTQKQRMAAAAGGERWSLAGATALVTGGSKGIGHAIVEELAGFGARVHTCARSAADLEECRRRWAEKGLRVTVSVCDVAVRTDREKLMDTVKATFDGKLDILLDGVVHLCTYVQVNNAALLMLKPPAEYTAEDYSRIMATNLESCFHLSQLGHPLLRNASVAGGGSVVHISSIASFVAFQQEVLYSVTKGGVNQLTRSLAVEWARDKIRVNCVAPGVIMTDMAKELPVAVVQQELSRVPMRRLGEPAEVASLVSFLCLPAASFLTGQVICIDGGRTISA